A stretch of Aedes aegypti strain LVP_AGWG chromosome 2, AaegL5.0 Primary Assembly, whole genome shotgun sequence DNA encodes these proteins:
- the LOC5571040 gene encoding uncharacterized protein LOC5571040: MVPAQLTIAVGFLFAVSVCPPSTAAKKSTSAARTRSLESSLDDELIPSYECAHRSRDWTLRCMVPVTNFQMSLDLCGTKQKPDEHHVQGCVKELYILGKSCPQTSMMDAAKEMMHQKSPPPPPSPSKSKPKKPQPTNPLENSLPQLSKAYSTGKNSGKKKEKFDL; the protein is encoded by the exons ATGGTTCCGGCGCAGTTGACGATTGCTGTCGGTTTTTTGTTCGCCGTTTCCGTATGTCCACCGTCTACCGCAGCAAAAAAGTCAACTTCCGCAGCTCGTACTCGAAGTCTTGAGAGCAGTTTGGATGATGAACTG ATACCATCCTACGAATGCGCACATCGTAGTCGAGATTGGACTCTGCGGTGCATGGTGCCGGTGACTAATTTTCAAATGTCTCTTGATCTGTGCGGAACGAAGCAG AAGCCTGATGAACATCACGTCCAAGGTTGTGTGAAGGAGCTCTACATTCTCGGAAAATCTTGCCCGCAGACGTCGATGATGGATGCAGCGAAGGAAATGATGCACCAAAAAAGTCCTCCACCACCGCCATCGCCATCGAAGAGTAAGCCGAAAAAACCACAGCCAACAAATCCTCTTGAAAATAGTCTGCCCCAGCTGTCGAAAGCATATTCTACAGGCAAAAACAGTGGCAAGAAGAAGGAAAAGTTTGATCTTTGA